A window from Telopea speciosissima isolate NSW1024214 ecotype Mountain lineage chromosome 8, Tspe_v1, whole genome shotgun sequence encodes these proteins:
- the LOC122671495 gene encoding uncharacterized protein LOC122671495 isoform X2 produces MGTHQYRSNEREAIALSLESMYYQQNPEPETNRQHFLQQPFRHQQQHIQVQQHPYFSGLTGQEMFQTPLEEEPSLKSWAARQYSTNQALQQKMSGCISVDGAGNTVCWSNGLWGFAVSELVHEAWFSVKLCESPTEDFSHCN; encoded by the exons ATGGGAACCCATCAGTACAGAAGCAATGAAAGAGAAGCCATAGCTCTCAGTTTGGAAAGCATGTATTACCAACAAAATCCAGAACCTGAGACCAACAGACAACACTTTCTCCAACAACCATTTAGGCATCAACAGCAGCATATACAAGTTCAACAGCACCCATATTTCTCTGGACTAACAGGCCAAGAGATGTTCCAGACACCACTGGAGGAGGAACCAA GCCTGAAGAGTTGGGCTGCTAGGCAGTATTCAACCAACCAGGCATTGCAACAGAAAATGTCTGGTTGCATTAGTGTAGATGGAGCAGGGAATACTGTCTGTTGGTCCAATGGGCTATGGGGATTTGCAGTCTCTGAGCTTGTCCATGAGGCCTGGTTCTCAGTCAAGCTGTGTGAAAGCCCCACAGAAGATTTCTCCCACTGCAACTGA
- the LOC122671495 gene encoding uncharacterized protein LOC122671495 isoform X1 has protein sequence MGTHQYRSNEREAIALSLESMYYQQNPEPETNRQHFLQQPFRHQQQHIQVQQHPYFSGLTGQEMFQTPLEEEPSLKSWAARQYSTNQALQQKMSGCISVDGAGNTVCWSNGLWGFAVSELVHEAWFSVKLCESPTEDFSHCN, from the exons ATGGGAACCCATCAGTACAGAAGCAATGAAAGAGAAGCCATAGCTCTCAGTTTGGAAAGCATGTATTACCAACAAAATCCAGAACCTGAGACCAACAGACAACACTTTCTCCAACAACCATTTAGGCATCAACAGCAGCATATACAAGTTCAACAGCACCCATATTTCTCTGGACTAACAGGCCAAGAGATGTTCCAGACACCACTGGAGGAGGAA CCAAGCCTGAAGAGTTGGGCTGCTAGGCAGTATTCAACCAACCAGGCATTGCAACAGAAAATGTCTGGTTGCATTAGTGTAGATGGAGCAGGGAATACTGTCTGTTGGTCCAATGGGCTATGGGGATTTGCAGTCTCTGAGCTTGTCCATGAGGCCTGGTTCTCAGTCAAGCTGTGTGAAAGCCCCACAGAAGATTTCTCCCACTGCAACTGA